The sequence below is a genomic window from Phenylobacterium koreense.
GCGCTTCCAGCGCTCGAAGAACCAGCCTACCGGCTCCCAGACCCTGGGCTTCCGCATCGTTGCGGTCAGCCAGGCCGAGAAGTCGGTCGAGGTCGAGTTCGAGGCCAAGGCCGAGCTCCTGCTCAATCCCATGAAACAGGTCCAGGGCGGCTATCTCTGCGCCATGCTGGACGAGTGCATGTCGGTGGCCTGCATGGTCGCCTCGGGCATGACCCACGTAGCCCCCACCGCCGAGATGAAGACCACCTTCTTCCGGCCCGCCCTTCCAGGCAAGCTCAGGGGGGTCGGCAAGGTCGCCAAATGGGGCCGAACCATCGCCTTCACCGAAGGCGAGCTCTACGACGGCGATGGCCGCCTGCTCGCCAAGGCCACCGGCACCGCGGTGCCGACGCCTTTCCAGCGCTACAAGAGCTGACATGGCCTGGCGCGCTGGCATTGTCAGCGTGCTCTTCGCCTTTCTTTCCGCGTTTGCGGCTCCTGCCCTTGCGGAAACCCCATTCGAAGACTGGGCCGCGATCGTCGTCGCCGGCGATTTCCACGGTAGCGGCGGCGGCCCGACCGAGGCCTTCGACAACGCCCGCCGCGACGTCGCCAGGGAATTGCAGCGGCTGGGCTTTTCTTCGGAAAACACCCGCCAGTTCTCGGTCCGCCCGTTCCGCTACAAGGAACAGCCCCTCAAGTCCGAGCCGCGGGCGATCTACGAGACCCTCAGCGGCCTGGCCGGCAAGGCCAGGTCCGGCTGCCTGCTCTATTTCACCTCCCATGGCCTGCCGCAGGGCGTGGTGATCGACGACGCGATCCTCACGCCCGGCATCCTCGGCCGCATCATCGATGCGGCCTGCCCGGGCCGCCCGACCATCGTCATCATGTCGGCCTGCTATTCGGGGGTGTTCGTCCGGCCGCTGGCCCAGGCCAACCGCATGATCCTCACCGCAGCCCGGCCCGACCGGACCTCGTTCGGATGCGGCGAGGACAACGTCTATCCATTCTTCGACGACTGCGTCCTCAAGTCGAGCCCCTCGGCCAGGGACTTCGCGACCCTGGCCGGCGCGGTGAAGACCTGCGTCGCCCTGCGCGAGAAAGCCGAGGGCATGAGCCCTCCGTCCGAACCGCAGGTCTGGATCGGCGGCGAGCTCCGGCCGATGCTGCCGCTCTACGCCTTCCCCCGATCACCGCGCGGAGGAGGCTAGGCCGGCCTTCCACAGGCCATGCGTCCAGGCGCCCGCGAGCGCTCTAGCGACTCCCGCCAAGGGCGCCCTACAAAAGGATTCTGCAGACAGATCAGGGCCCTTCGTCGATGCGTTTGATCTCCAAGGCCGTCTTCTCGCTCGCGCTCGCCTGGGCGGCCACGCCGGCCCTGGCCCAGGACGCTCCGCAGCAGGCAAGCCCGCCGCCCTCCGCGGGCATGCCCAAGGCCCCGATCCCCTACACAAGCCTGCAGAAGAAGGCCGCGCCGCGCCCACGGCCGGCGGCCGCGCCAGCAGCGAAAGCCGCCGCCCCGGCCGCAACGGCGCCGGCTCCCGCGGCCGCCCTCCCCGTCACGCCCAGCGGCGCGCGGCTGGCGCCCGGCCAGCCGATCCCGCAGGCCGAGCTTGAGGCCTTCGTCGACGGCGCCGTTCGCAGCGCCATGAGCCACGATCACATCGCCGGGGTCACCGTCTCGGTCGTCCAGAACGGCCAGGTCGTGCTCAAGAAGGGCTACGGCTTCGCCAGCCTCTCGCCAGCCCGCAAGGTCGACCCGGACCGCACGCTCTTCCGCATCGGCTCGATCTCCAAGACCTTCACCTGGATCGCCCTGATGAACGAGGTCGAGGCCGGACGCATTCGCCTGGACGCCCCGGTGAACCTCTACCTGCCCGAACGGGTCCAGGTCCGCGACCAGGGCTTCCGGACGCCGGTCCGGGTCATCAACCTGATGGACCATTCGCCGGGCTTCGAAGACCGCGCGCTGGGCCATCTGTTCGAAAGGAACTTCGACCGCGTCCGTCCCCTGGCCGAGTACCTGCGCCAGGAGCGTCCCAGCCGGGTGCGCGCACCCGGCTCGTCGCCCGCCTATTCCAACTATGGCGCGGCCCTGGCCGGCGAGGCGGTGTCCTACGTTTCCGGCAAGCCGTTCGAGCGCCTGATCGAAGAGACGATCTTCCTGCCGGTCGGCATGAACAGCACCAGCTTCCGCGAGCCGCATCCGCCCAAGGCCGGTCTGCCCGGCCCGATCCCCGAGCGCCTCGCGGCCAACATCTCC
It includes:
- a CDS encoding PaaI family thioesterase, whose translation is MTDVAPEPEVLTDEAILARFQRSKNQPTGSQTLGFRIVAVSQAEKSVEVEFEAKAELLLNPMKQVQGGYLCAMLDECMSVACMVASGMTHVAPTAEMKTTFFRPALPGKLRGVGKVAKWGRTIAFTEGELYDGDGRLLAKATGTAVPTPFQRYKS
- a CDS encoding C13 family peptidase, which produces MAWRAGIVSVLFAFLSAFAAPALAETPFEDWAAIVVAGDFHGSGGGPTEAFDNARRDVARELQRLGFSSENTRQFSVRPFRYKEQPLKSEPRAIYETLSGLAGKARSGCLLYFTSHGLPQGVVIDDAILTPGILGRIIDAACPGRPTIVIMSACYSGVFVRPLAQANRMILTAARPDRTSFGCGEDNVYPFFDDCVLKSSPSARDFATLAGAVKTCVALREKAEGMSPPSEPQVWIGGELRPMLPLYAFPRSPRGGG